TCCCCCGCGAGCCCACGTGCCCGAGCTCATCATCAAACCCGTTAACCAGGCCTTCGCATGAGTTTCAGGTACGGAGGACTTCTCCCCGTCCCGCGCGGCCGTCGACGCTGGAGCCACCATGAAAATCACTCGAGTCGAAACTCTCTACCTGCGTCTTCCCGAAATCAAGGAACAGGCCGACAGCGGCCAGGACGCTCTGGTTGTCCGGGTTGAGACCGACGCGGGGGTGCATGGCATCGGCGAAGTGGACTCCGCCCCCATGGCCGTCAAGGGGATGATCGAGGGCCCCTATTGCCACCCTCTCAACAGTGGATTGGGTGAACTCCTGATTGGTGAAGACCCCCTGAGGACAGAGTTTCTCTGGCACAAGATGTATCGGGAGAACATCTACGCCGGCCGGCGGGGAATCGCCATCCATGCCATGAGCGGGATCGACATGGCCCTCTGGGACATCAAGGGCAAGGTGCTGGGATTGCCCGTCTGGAAGTTGTTGGGAGGCGGCTTCCACCAGGGGATTCGCGCCTATGCCAGCTCCCTGTTCGGCGCCACGCCTGCGGAAACGGGTGAGAGAGCCCGCCGCTTCCGGGACCAGGGCTTCGACGCGGTCAAGTTCGGATGGGCGCCCATGGGCGAGGATGCGGCCACGGACGTGGCCCTGGTGCGGGAGGCGCGGGCGGGGCTGGGGGACGACGCCGACCTGCTGATCGACGCCGGGCTGGCCTGGGATGCCAAGACAGCCATCCAGCGAGCCAAGGCCTTCAGCGACTTCGATATTTTCTGGCTGGAGGAGCCGCTGCTGCCGGACGACTACCG
This genomic stretch from Acidobacteriota bacterium harbors:
- a CDS encoding mandelate racemase/muconate lactonizing enzyme family protein: MKITRVETLYLRLPEIKEQADSGQDALVVRVETDAGVHGIGEVDSAPMAVKGMIEGPYCHPLNSGLGELLIGEDPLRTEFLWHKMYRENIYAGRRGIAIHAMSGIDMALWDIKGKVLGLPVWKLLGGGFHQGIRAYASSLFGATPAETGERARRFRDQGFDAVKFGWAPMGEDAATDVALVREARAGLGDDADLLIDAGLAWDAKTAIQRAKAFSDFDIFWLEEPLLPDDYRGYSRLASSTDIPIAAGEEESERRSFIELMDQGRIDVVQVDLTRCGGFTEAVKIASLAADRGLRCVNHGFTTYINVAAALHFLNSIPNSFITEFVVEEGTRLRDEITLQRFTARDGTLAIPEEPGLGIDLDPEGVEKYRIA